GTTTCATTACCGCCACAGAGACGGCCCGACTGAAAATAGGTGCCGGTCGGTTCGTCGGTGGGCCGCGACGCTTCTCATCGCTGTTCACGGTCGCGCCGCGGGGGGAACTGTCATTAGGTGGCCAGTCGACGTCTCGCTATGGACGTCACGCAGATCACGCACCTCTATCACCCCTCTTTCGGCGGGATCGAGAACTACGTCGCCCGCCTCAACGCCGCGCTGGAAGCCGACGGCCACACCGCGCGCACGGTCACGACCGACCAGAGCCTCTCGCCGGCCGACGACCCCGCCGACTGGCCGGGCGTGACCTACTGCGAGACGACGTTCTCCATCGTGCGCAATCCCTTCTCGATCGAGCTCTATCGCCATCTGAAGCGGGACAAGAGCGACGTCTATCACCTCCACAGCCCCTGGTTCTTCCCGAGTCTCGAAGCCGTCCTCGCGCTGCCCGACGACGCCGCGATCACGATGACCATCCACGGCGTCCACGTCCCACACACCTCGCTCCTGTCCCGGGTCCTCGATACGGCCTACAAACCGATCGCCCAGTTCATCCTCGACAAGGTCGACCGGATCTTCGTCCTCGGGCCCGCAGAACGTCGCCGGCTGACCGACCGCTTCGACGTCTCCGACGAGCAGGTCGTCGTCGTCCCCAACGGGATCGATCCCGACGCCTACGACGTGCCCGACGAGCGTGTCGACGAGTTCCGCGAGCAGTACGGACTCGATCCCGACCGCCCGACGATCCTGTTCGTCAGCCGGCTCATCCCTGCCAAACAGCCCGAGATCCTGCTCGACGCCGTTCGAGACCACCTTGAGGAAGACGTGCAGGTACTGGTGATCGGCAAGGGCGACGACGAGTACGCCGGCTCGCTCCTCGGGCGCGCCGACGAGCGCACTCGCTTCCTCTCGAACCTCTCGTTCGGCGACCTCAAGGCCGCCTACCACGCCGCGGACTGCTTCGTCGCCCTGGGCACCTCCGAGGGACTTTCGACCGTCCTGCTGGAGGCCATGAACGCCCGCCTGCCCGTAGTCACGACGCCAGCCGGGGCCAACGCTGACGTCGTCTCCGGGCCCGAACACGGCCGCGTCGTCGAGATGCATCCCGACCCGCGCGAAGTGGCTGCTGCGATTCTGGAGATTCTCGCAGACGAGGACGAACGCCAGGCGATGGGCGAACGCAACCGCGATCTCGTCCGCCAGGAGTACGCCTGGGAGGTCGTCTACGAGCGAATCAGGGAGACGTACGAGGAACTACTCGACGAGCAGTAGCACCGCTACCGGGCTGAAATACGTGAAAAGTGTGGTCTCGTCTGCCGTGAAGCGAGAAGAGATTAGTTTCGAACGACGTTGGTCGCGCGCGGACCCTTGGGGGCCTGCTCGATGTCGAATTCGATGTCCTGTCCTTCCTCGAGGTCCGGTCCGCCAACGTCTTCCATGTGGAAGAAAACGTCCTCGTCCGCGTCCTCAGTCTCGATGAAACCGTAACCGCCTGTGTCGTTGAAGAAATCAACCGTTCCGTTTGCCATTGCCTTTGTTTGGAAGGGCGAGGGGTATGTAAGGCTTCTGAGGGTCGCGTTACCACGACCACCGATCCCCGCTACTCGGCG
The Halapricum salinum genome window above contains:
- a CDS encoding cold-shock protein, with translation MANGTVDFFNDTGGYGFIETEDADEDVFFHMEDVGGPDLEEGQDIEFDIEQAPKGPRATNVVRN
- a CDS encoding glycosyltransferase family 4 protein, with protein sequence MDVTQITHLYHPSFGGIENYVARLNAALEADGHTARTVTTDQSLSPADDPADWPGVTYCETTFSIVRNPFSIELYRHLKRDKSDVYHLHSPWFFPSLEAVLALPDDAAITMTIHGVHVPHTSLLSRVLDTAYKPIAQFILDKVDRIFVLGPAERRRLTDRFDVSDEQVVVVPNGIDPDAYDVPDERVDEFREQYGLDPDRPTILFVSRLIPAKQPEILLDAVRDHLEEDVQVLVIGKGDDEYAGSLLGRADERTRFLSNLSFGDLKAAYHAADCFVALGTSEGLSTVLLEAMNARLPVVTTPAGANADVVSGPEHGRVVEMHPDPREVAAAILEILADEDERQAMGERNRDLVRQEYAWEVVYERIRETYEELLDEQ